In the Streptomyces fradiae ATCC 10745 = DSM 40063 genome, one interval contains:
- a CDS encoding ABC transporter ATP-binding protein yields MSGTDLLVDGVTLTAGAHRLVEDVSLTARPGEVVGLVGPNGSGKSSLLRAVYRVLRPSAGRVGIDGADAWSLPVRRLARTVAAVVQESGAAFDLTVREVVAMGRTPHKRLLDGDTPQDADLVESALAAVDATGLAHRPFDRLSGGERQRVLIARALAQQPSLLVLDEPTNHLDIRHQLEVLGVLRGLPATVLVALHDLNLAAYYCDRLYVLRDGGVTASGPPAEVLTPAMLADVYGVTAEVTIHPRTEAPQVTFLPPPPGPV; encoded by the coding sequence ATGAGCGGAACGGACCTGCTCGTCGACGGGGTCACCCTCACCGCCGGGGCGCACCGCCTGGTGGAGGACGTCTCCCTGACGGCACGGCCGGGCGAGGTCGTCGGCCTGGTGGGGCCGAACGGCAGCGGCAAGTCGAGCCTGCTGCGCGCCGTGTACCGCGTCCTGCGCCCGTCGGCGGGCCGGGTCGGGATCGACGGGGCCGACGCCTGGTCGCTGCCGGTGCGGCGGCTGGCCCGGACGGTGGCGGCGGTGGTCCAGGAGTCGGGCGCCGCATTCGACCTGACGGTGCGGGAGGTCGTCGCGATGGGCCGCACCCCGCACAAGCGGCTGCTCGACGGGGACACCCCGCAGGACGCGGACCTGGTCGAGTCGGCGCTGGCCGCGGTGGACGCCACGGGCCTGGCGCACCGCCCGTTCGACCGGCTGTCGGGCGGGGAGCGCCAGCGCGTGCTGATCGCCCGCGCGCTGGCCCAGCAGCCGTCCCTCCTCGTCCTGGACGAGCCGACCAACCACCTGGACATCCGCCACCAGTTGGAGGTGCTGGGCGTACTGCGCGGCCTGCCGGCGACGGTCCTGGTCGCCCTGCACGACCTCAACCTGGCGGCGTACTACTGCGACCGCCTGTACGTCCTGCGCGACGGCGGGGTCACGGCCTCGGGCCCCCCGGCGGAGGTCCTGACGCCCGCGATGCTGGCGGACGTCTACGGCGTGACCGCCGAGGTCACCATCCACCCCCGCACCGAAGCCCCCCAGGTCACCTTCCTCCCCCCGCCCCCCGGCCCCGTCTGA
- a CDS encoding FecCD family ABC transporter permease: MGPAGLAVTLAVLAALLLVSVTAGLAIGSVSVPPGQVWGIVTHALGADWVRPDWSGARETIVLDVRAPRVLLGAVAGAGLAVVGTALQALIRNPLAEPYLLGVSSGASLGAVVVIVFGVSLFGALSLSLAAFAGALGALLLVYATARTGGRITSSRLVLSGVAIAAVLTAVLDVVLLTTDRGNEARTVLAWTLGGLGGVNWASLWLPSTALLLGTGTLMVQARNLNLLLAGEEAATTMGLDVARFRARMFVLLSLVTGVLVAAAGPIGFVGLMLPHTVRLLVGGDHRRVLPTAALGGAVFLVWADIAARVVAAPMEIPVGVLTALCGGPFFLWLMRRDARRSAEGGGA, encoded by the coding sequence GTGGGCCCGGCGGGGCTCGCCGTCACGCTCGCCGTCCTCGCGGCCCTGCTGCTGGTCTCCGTCACGGCGGGGCTGGCCATCGGCTCGGTGTCGGTCCCGCCCGGCCAGGTGTGGGGCATCGTGACGCACGCGCTGGGCGCCGACTGGGTGCGGCCGGACTGGTCGGGAGCGCGGGAGACCATCGTGCTGGACGTACGGGCGCCGCGCGTGCTGCTCGGGGCGGTCGCGGGCGCCGGACTGGCCGTGGTGGGCACCGCCCTCCAGGCCCTGATCCGCAACCCGCTCGCGGAGCCGTACCTGCTCGGCGTCTCCTCGGGGGCGTCCCTGGGCGCCGTCGTGGTGATCGTCTTCGGGGTGTCCCTGTTCGGGGCGCTGTCGCTGTCGCTGGCCGCGTTCGCGGGGGCGCTCGGCGCGCTGCTGCTGGTCTACGCGACCGCCCGCACCGGCGGCCGGATCACCTCGTCGCGGCTCGTGCTGTCCGGGGTGGCCATCGCCGCGGTGCTCACCGCCGTACTGGACGTGGTGCTGCTCACCACCGACCGGGGCAACGAGGCCCGCACGGTCCTCGCCTGGACCCTCGGCGGCCTCGGCGGGGTGAACTGGGCCTCCCTCTGGCTGCCGAGCACCGCCCTGCTGCTGGGCACCGGCACCCTCATGGTGCAGGCCCGCAACCTCAACCTGCTGCTGGCCGGGGAGGAGGCGGCGACCACGATGGGGCTGGACGTGGCCCGCTTCCGCGCCCGCATGTTCGTGCTGCTGTCCCTCGTCACCGGCGTCCTGGTCGCGGCGGCGGGCCCGATCGGCTTCGTCGGCCTGATGCTGCCGCACACCGTCCGCCTCCTGGTGGGCGGCGACCACCGCCGCGTCCTGCCGACGGCCGCGCTCGGCGGCGCGGTCTTCCTGGTGTGGGCGGACATCGCCGCACGGGTGGTCGCCGCGCCGATGGAGATCCCGGTGGGGGTCCTCACGGCGCTGTGCGGCGGCCCGTTCTTCCTGTGGCTGATGCGGCGCGACGCCCGGCGCTCCGCGGAGGGAGGAGGCGCGTGA
- a CDS encoding ABC transporter substrate-binding protein → MYDGMSRPPLPTPARGRHGLRAAAAALALSAALLASGCGTSQTAAQEKEAAAPSAVGFPVTIDNCGVKTTYDRPPARVVTIHQHPAELLLSLGLKDRMVGTAFPDSAVLPELRKDYAAIPELAKREPSFETILEAEPDLVYGGYGSAFADKEGRSRKAFEDAGIDTHLNREYCGEKRVTMEDTYEEVRTVGRIFGVPDRADQLVADLRARVGRATTAVRSAPKVPVFVYDSGDKSAFTAGGKSLGTELIRMAGGENVFADLDDVFGDVSWEQVVERRPEVIAIYDYAGTGSVEQKKEYLLAQPALKDVPAIRNKRFVVLPLTATLVGVRSAYAVEDLARGIHPESFA, encoded by the coding sequence GTGTACGACGGCATGTCCCGTCCCCCCCTGCCCACCCCTGCCCGCGGGCGCCACGGCCTGCGCGCCGCCGCCGCGGCGCTCGCCCTGTCGGCGGCCCTGCTCGCCTCCGGCTGCGGCACGTCGCAGACCGCCGCCCAGGAGAAGGAGGCGGCGGCCCCGTCGGCCGTCGGCTTCCCCGTCACCATCGACAACTGCGGCGTGAAGACGACGTACGACAGGCCGCCCGCCCGCGTCGTCACCATCCACCAGCACCCGGCGGAGCTGCTGCTCTCCCTCGGCCTGAAGGACCGCATGGTCGGCACCGCCTTCCCCGACTCCGCCGTCCTGCCGGAGCTGCGGAAGGACTACGCGGCGATCCCGGAGCTGGCCAAGCGGGAGCCGTCGTTCGAGACGATCCTGGAGGCGGAGCCGGACCTCGTGTACGGCGGCTACGGCAGCGCCTTCGCCGACAAGGAGGGCCGCTCCCGCAAGGCGTTCGAGGACGCCGGCATCGACACCCACCTGAACCGCGAGTACTGCGGCGAGAAGCGGGTCACGATGGAGGACACGTACGAGGAGGTCCGCACCGTCGGCCGGATCTTCGGCGTCCCGGACCGGGCGGACCAGCTGGTCGCCGATCTCAGGGCGCGGGTGGGCAGGGCCACCACCGCCGTGCGGTCCGCGCCGAAGGTCCCCGTCTTCGTGTACGACAGCGGTGACAAGAGCGCCTTCACCGCGGGCGGCAAGAGCCTCGGCACCGAACTGATCCGGATGGCCGGCGGGGAGAACGTCTTCGCCGACCTCGACGACGTCTTCGGCGACGTCTCCTGGGAGCAGGTCGTCGAGCGCAGGCCGGAGGTCATCGCGATCTACGACTACGCGGGCACGGGGAGCGTCGAGCAGAAGAAGGAGTACCTGCTCGCGCAGCCCGCGCTGAAGGACGTACCGGCCATCAGGAACAAGCGCTTCGTCGTCCTGCCGCTGACCGCCACCCTGGTCGGCGTGCGGTCCGCGTACGCGGTGGAGGACCTGGCGCGGGGCATCCACCCCGAGAGCTTCGCGTGA
- a CDS encoding class I SAM-dependent methyltransferase yields MTHTGGFQDDDFWTEFHDFLFSEQRHAQAEQLLDTSPLLSFPAGARVLDLCCGPGVFTVPLARRGFDVTGVDLSPAMLERARKRTADAGAEVTYVRADARAYEAPGSFDVVLNMFTSFGYFEDPADNARVLRTMYTALRPGGTLVLDLAGKELLAGRVTPPKVVRRGDDVLVQTDTVLDDWARLRSDWVLVRGGRVTRATLVWFVYSAVELRRMAQEAGFGRVEVFGGFDGRPYDENAERLVLRAVRE; encoded by the coding sequence ATGACGCACACGGGCGGGTTCCAGGACGACGACTTCTGGACCGAGTTCCACGACTTCCTCTTCTCCGAGCAGCGCCACGCGCAGGCCGAGCAGCTGCTGGACACCTCGCCGCTGCTGTCCTTCCCCGCCGGAGCCCGGGTGCTGGACCTGTGCTGCGGCCCCGGTGTGTTCACGGTGCCGCTCGCCCGCCGGGGCTTCGACGTCACGGGGGTGGACCTGAGCCCCGCCATGCTGGAGCGGGCGCGGAAGCGGACGGCCGACGCCGGGGCGGAGGTGACGTACGTACGGGCGGACGCGCGCGCGTACGAGGCGCCGGGGAGTTTCGACGTCGTCCTCAACATGTTCACCTCGTTCGGGTACTTCGAGGACCCCGCCGACAACGCCCGCGTGCTGCGCACCATGTACACCGCCCTGCGCCCCGGCGGCACCCTCGTCCTGGACCTCGCCGGGAAGGAGCTGCTGGCCGGCAGGGTCACCCCGCCCAAGGTGGTGCGGCGCGGCGACGACGTGCTCGTGCAGACGGACACCGTGCTGGACGACTGGGCGCGGTTGCGCAGCGACTGGGTGCTGGTCCGGGGCGGGCGGGTGACGCGGGCCACCCTGGTGTGGTTCGTGTACAGCGCGGTCGAGCTGCGGCGGATGGCCCAGGAGGCGGGCTTCGGCCGGGTGGAGGTCTTCGGCGGCTTCGACGGCCGCCCCTACGACGAGAACGCCGAGCGGCTGGTGCTGCGGGCGGTCCGGGAGTGA
- a CDS encoding MFS transporter yields the protein MGERPSGRRPRTGLRAALSTLDGPLRFLLLSSFLIPLGSFMVLPFMSVFLHERLGMGLGAVGVVLAVASLVQFSGGVVGGALADRIGLRRTMVWALVVRTAGFTGLVLALRWPPLAVAALVLTCCGAALYLPANKAYLVRSVDDERRPAFLSAGNAALNAGMAVGPLVAGPFVLSSPGWLFVAVTALFALVTVGHIRLPTAAEDREGGGPDGRGPQVGPAGPDDTDRPDGPEDADRRNGRGETAPQDGRGATTAQDGRGRPVPQPGLDRRGRRTRRHRPGRWAGEAALPFAANALAFYLYFHFQHFLAVYTVERASSTFYSLVLLLCFTLVIVVQPLASGLIRRMPYATALTVGFAGLAAGLAVLAVGTRPALLAGGALITLGDIVLFLKNDLEALRRSSRSDAVVFGRQRLAAGLGACASGLVGGQLYGLTAGHTGWFWLLAAAQCLALPPILLALRGRTRPTGTLTPPHTHSRPTPTTTPSPSPSPSPSPSPSPSPTPTLTPSPPSLPSPSPSPSPTTTRRSTERA from the coding sequence GTGGGTGAACGCCCCTCGGGCAGGCGGCCCCGGACGGGCCTGCGGGCCGCGCTGTCCACCCTCGACGGTCCGCTGCGCTTCCTGCTGCTCAGCTCGTTCCTGATCCCGCTCGGCAGCTTCATGGTCCTGCCGTTCATGTCGGTGTTCCTGCACGAGCGGCTCGGGATGGGGCTCGGCGCGGTCGGTGTCGTCCTGGCCGTGGCGTCCCTGGTGCAGTTCTCGGGCGGGGTCGTGGGCGGGGCGCTGGCGGACCGGATCGGGCTGCGCCGCACGATGGTGTGGGCGCTGGTCGTCCGCACGGCCGGGTTCACCGGACTCGTCCTGGCCCTGCGCTGGCCGCCGCTGGCCGTCGCGGCACTGGTCCTGACGTGCTGCGGGGCCGCGCTGTACCTGCCCGCCAACAAGGCGTACCTGGTGCGGAGCGTGGACGACGAGCGCCGTCCGGCGTTCCTGTCGGCGGGCAACGCCGCCCTGAACGCGGGCATGGCCGTGGGGCCGCTGGTCGCCGGGCCGTTCGTCCTGTCCTCGCCCGGGTGGCTGTTCGTCGCCGTGACGGCGCTGTTCGCCCTGGTCACGGTGGGCCACATCCGGCTCCCCACGGCGGCGGAGGACCGGGAGGGGGGCGGGCCCGACGGCCGGGGCCCACAGGTCGGGCCGGCCGGCCCCGACGACACCGACAGGCCCGACGGACCCGAGGACGCCGACAGACGGAACGGCCGCGGGGAGACCGCCCCGCAGGACGGACGCGGGGCAACCACCGCACAGGACGGACGAGGGCGACCCGTCCCCCAGCCGGGGCTGGACCGGCGGGGACGCCGGACCCGCCGGCACCGGCCGGGCCGGTGGGCCGGGGAGGCGGCCCTGCCGTTCGCCGCCAACGCGCTCGCCTTCTACCTCTACTTCCACTTCCAGCACTTCCTGGCCGTGTACACGGTCGAGCGGGCGTCCAGCACCTTCTACAGCCTGGTGCTGCTGCTCTGCTTCACCCTGGTCATCGTCGTCCAGCCGCTCGCGTCCGGCCTGATCCGGCGCATGCCGTACGCGACGGCCCTCACGGTCGGCTTCGCGGGCCTGGCGGCGGGGCTCGCCGTGCTGGCGGTCGGCACCCGGCCGGCGCTCCTGGCGGGCGGGGCGCTGATCACCCTCGGCGACATCGTGCTGTTCCTCAAGAACGACCTGGAGGCGCTGCGCCGCAGCTCCCGCTCGGACGCCGTGGTGTTCGGCAGGCAGCGGCTGGCGGCCGGGCTCGGTGCCTGCGCCAGCGGCCTGGTGGGCGGGCAGCTCTACGGGCTCACCGCCGGCCACACCGGCTGGTTCTGGCTGCTGGCCGCGGCGCAGTGCCTGGCGCTGCCCCCGATCCTTCTGGCGCTGCGCGGGCGCACGCGCCCCACCGGCACCCTCACTCCCCCGCACACCCACTCCCGCCCCACCCCGACCACCACCCCTTCCCCCTCCCCCTCCCCCTCCCCCTCCCCCTCACCCTCACCCTCACCCACCCCGACCCTCACCCCTTCCCCGCCATCCCTCCCCTCCCCCTCCCCCTCCCCCTCTCCCACGACGACCCGAAGGAGCACTGAGCGCGCATGA
- a CDS encoding ATP-grasp domain-containing protein translates to MSVACLESLTFGLGHLVRAADVLGERLVLLTRDPSYYTYELGRLPADALDVVEVDTFDVERVADVLRRTPDLRGLISSTDTWTLVGAELAERLGLPGLDPAVLRLTRDKAAVRDRLYGAGLTRGRAHEVPEGREPLREVLLKEAGLPAVLKDTAGTGSQNVWLVRDGRELDAALAEAAGRELKGRLFAEPYFSGPVYSAETLTWAGRTRLLGVSSRLMSPEPYFREEITAFPVAFPEARRAGLERWLGEVLAAIGYTDRFAHVEFVLTADGPEVVEVNPRIGGALVGEGLCRALGVNVYEAMVEAALGRRPRLMDADLPGGPAVAFVLGYPAEPGVFTGVAGLDRLAGMPGAPAWYPVRSVGDTVEHLADSRGYAGIVYAEAETAELATHRAVAAANAVRVLTEPLPAGPPSGEPRTGPHPHPDQGPHQDAEPTARGASGG, encoded by the coding sequence ATGAGCGTCGCCTGCCTGGAGTCGCTGACCTTCGGCCTCGGCCACCTGGTGCGGGCCGCCGACGTGCTCGGCGAGCGGCTGGTCCTGCTCACCCGCGACCCGTCGTACTACACGTACGAGCTGGGACGGCTCCCGGCGGACGCCCTCGACGTCGTGGAGGTCGACACCTTCGACGTGGAGCGGGTCGCGGACGTGCTGCGCCGCACTCCCGACCTGCGCGGCCTGATCAGCTCCACCGACACCTGGACGCTGGTCGGCGCGGAGCTCGCCGAGCGCCTCGGCCTGCCCGGCCTCGACCCCGCCGTGCTGCGCCTGACCCGCGACAAGGCGGCCGTGCGCGACCGCCTGTACGGCGCGGGGCTGACCCGCGGACGGGCCCACGAGGTACCGGAGGGGCGGGAGCCGCTGCGCGAAGTGCTGCTCAAGGAGGCCGGCCTGCCCGCCGTCCTGAAGGACACGGCGGGCACCGGCAGCCAGAACGTGTGGCTGGTCCGCGACGGGCGGGAACTGGACGCGGCGCTCGCCGAGGCGGCGGGCCGGGAGCTGAAGGGGCGGCTGTTCGCGGAGCCGTACTTCAGCGGGCCGGTGTACAGCGCCGAGACCCTCACCTGGGCGGGGCGGACCCGGCTGCTGGGCGTGTCCAGCCGGCTGATGTCCCCGGAGCCGTACTTCCGGGAGGAGATCACCGCGTTCCCCGTGGCCTTCCCCGAGGCGCGGCGGGCCGGACTGGAGCGGTGGCTCGGCGAGGTCCTGGCCGCGATCGGCTACACGGACCGCTTCGCGCACGTGGAGTTCGTGCTGACCGCCGACGGCCCGGAGGTCGTGGAGGTCAACCCCCGGATCGGCGGCGCCCTGGTGGGCGAGGGCCTGTGCCGGGCGCTCGGCGTCAACGTGTACGAGGCCATGGTCGAGGCCGCCCTGGGCCGCCGCCCCCGGCTGATGGACGCGGACCTGCCCGGCGGGCCCGCCGTCGCCTTCGTCCTAGGCTACCCGGCCGAGCCCGGGGTGTTCACCGGCGTCGCCGGGCTGGACCGGCTGGCGGGGATGCCGGGCGCCCCGGCCTGGTACCCGGTCAGGTCCGTCGGCGACACCGTCGAGCACCTGGCCGACAGCCGCGGCTACGCGGGCATCGTGTACGCCGAGGCCGAGACCGCCGAACTGGCCACCCACCGCGCGGTGGCGGCGGCCAACGCGGTCCGCGTACTGACCGAGCCGCTGCCCGCGGGGCCGCCGTCCGGTGAGCCTCGCACGGGCCCGCACCCGCACCCGGACCAGGGCCCGCACCAGGACGCCGAGCCCACCGCCCGTGGGGCGTCCGGTGGGTGA